The following coding sequences lie in one Leptospiraceae bacterium genomic window:
- a CDS encoding RNA chaperone Hfq, whose protein sequence is MPKKFGAVEQNQVISKARKRRLPVQIFLKNGNIIFGKIIRYDVFCLLVKTSKANMIIYKHAISTIIPHKKKKKSKKKKEKQQKQTKKTMPTKKIITNKNSIHRYKKEQKINKKPPLGPQK, encoded by the coding sequence ATGCCAAAGAAATTTGGAGCTGTAGAACAAAACCAAGTCATAAGCAAAGCGAGAAAAAGAAGACTTCCTGTTCAAATCTTTCTCAAAAATGGAAACATCATCTTTGGGAAAATCATTCGCTATGATGTCTTTTGTCTTTTAGTAAAAACATCAAAAGCAAATATGATCATTTATAAACATGCCATATCCACAATTATACCTCATAAGAAAAAAAAGAAATCCAAAAAAAAGAAAGAAAAACAGCAAAAACAAACCAAAAAAACCATGCCCACCAAAAAAATCATCACTAATAAAAACTCCATACATCGATATAAGAAAGAACAAAAAATCAATAAAAAACCTCCCTTAGGTCCTCAAAAATAA